From the Osmerus eperlanus chromosome 21, fOsmEpe2.1, whole genome shotgun sequence genome, one window contains:
- the aamp gene encoding angio-associated migratory cell protein — MDNEDSLIQLHGDEEIIEVIELNETEQNPDDLAEELEDVDFGDAGSGDADDEGWETEDEMESERDDSELTFSKHTGSVFCVSLDPVTNSLAVTGGEDDQAYVWRLSDGEVLFQCTGHKDSVTCATFSHDSSLVATGDMSGMIKVWKVESQQEVWSFEVGDLEWLEWHPCAPVLLAGTADGNVWMWKIPGGDCKTFQGPGCQATCGKVLPDGKRAVVGYEDGMVRLWDLKQGSASHVIKGQDGHKGALTCLTVNRDGSLVLTGSVDGCAKLINTATGKVVGVFSVEGSQAKAARDGEEDESNSVESVGFCHVLPLVAVAYLDGTLAVYDLSTQTLRHKCQHEAGIVHLHWEESSSVVSTCCLDGVVRLWDGRSGSLVSEYRGHTGEILDFTLNREASMAVTASGDHHAKVFCLQRPDR; from the exons ATGGACAACGAGGACAGTTTAATACAGCTTCACGGAGACGAAGAGATCATTGAAGTCATCGAGCTGAACGAAACGGAGCAAAATCCCG ACGACCTGGCCGAAGAGCTTGAAGATGTGGACTTCGGAGACGCGGGGAGCGGCGACGCCGACGACGAAGGGTGGGAGACCGAGGACGAGATGGAGTCGGAGCGAGACGACAGCGAGCTCACCTTCTCCAAACACACAG GCTCCGTGTTCTGTGTGAGCCTGGACCCGGTCACCAACAGCCTGGCCGTgacgggaggagaggacgaCCAGGCGTACGTATGGAGGCTCAGCGATGGGGAGGTGCTCTTCCAGTGCACAG GCCACAAGGACTCGGTGACGTGCGCCACGTTCAGCCACGACTCGTCCCTGGTTGCCACGGGAGACATGAGCGGCATGATCAAGGTGTGGAAGGTGGAGAGCCAGCAGGAGGTCTGGTCCTTTGAGGTGGGAGATCTGGAG TGGCTGGAGTGGCACCCGTGCGCCCCCGTGCTGCTGGCGGGGACGGCTGACGGCAACGTGTGGATGTGGAAGATACCGGGAGGAGACTGTAAGACCTTCCAGGGGCCCGGCTGCCAGGCCACCTGTGGAAAGGTGCTACCGGACg GTAAGAGAGCAGTGGTGGGCTATGAGGATGGGATGGTGCGTCTGTGGGACCTGAAGCAGGGAAGCGCCAGCCACGTCATCAAAG GCCAGGATGGCCACAAGGGGGCTCTGACGTGTCTGACTGTCAACAGGGACGGCTCCCTGGTGCTGACAGGCTCTGTGGACGGCTGTGCCAAGCTCATCAACACGGCCACGGGCAAG GTGGTGGGGGTGTTCTCTGTGGAGGGCTCCCAGGCCAAAGCAGCCAGAGacggggaggaggacgagagcaACTCTGTGGAGTCAGTGGGCTTCTGTCACGT gttgcCCCTGGTAGCTGTGGCGTATCTGGATGGAACTCTGGCCGTATATGACCTCTCTACACAGACCCTGAGACACAAATGCCAACACGAG gccGGCATCGTGCACCTGCACTGGGAGGAGTCTTCGTCAGTGGTGTCGACCTGCTGTCTGGATGGCGTGGTGCGTCTCTGGGACGGTCGCTCCGGCAGCCTGGTGTCAGAGTACCGCGGCCACACGGGAGAGATCCTCGACTTCACActcaacag GGAGGCCTCGATGGCAGTCACAGCCTCAGGAGATCATCATGCCAAAGTATTCTGTCTTCAGCGACCTGACCggtag
- the LOC134007466 gene encoding G-protein coupled bile acid receptor 1-like, translating to MDHNTSSSRLLSEARLIYAITIPLSTTIILANLLIIVGIGSNRQLHNTPNYFFLSLLVADLCTGVALPFIPWMGLNRPLSFTSCLLVHIFPNFLFLAFLFNLVMVHYERYMCIVSPLHYSSFWVHRQFPLALLAVWTPPLLYASLPAFGWNNRAGPDWNGCCPVNSSGTPAPENCSTSAEAEGTECCSYRRVFPNAFIYLEVYGLLVPAILSIAAMTGRVLWITRGQLRDICRQHRSLEQGAGRRRRGAAGGQASDQEQRLNLRYARCVAAVSLTFLACWVPYIIYTHVCVAFLLREEAVGNPTTHIVLSCTGIGSMAVVPLVLGLANRQYTDPARKLIHKLRDRWRTRTQDPEDMAL from the coding sequence ATGGACCacaacacctcctcctcccgcctGCTCTCGGAGGCCCGCCTCATCTACGCCAtcaccatccccctctccaccaccatcatcctcgCCAACCTGCTCATCATCGTAGGCATTGGCTCCAACCGCCAGCTCCACAACACTCCCAACTACTTCTTCCTGAGCCTGCTGGTGGCGGACTTGTGTACTGGCGTGGCCTTGCCCTTCATCCCCTGGATGGGTCTGAACCGCCCCCTCagcttcacttcctgtctcctcgtCCACATCTTCcccaacttcctgttcctggcCTTCCTGTTCAACCTGGTCATGGTTCACTACGAGCGCTACATGTGCATTGTGAGTCCGCTGCACTACAGCAGCTTCTGGGTCCACCGCCAGTTCCCCCTGGCTCTCCTCGCCGTTTGGACGCCGCCGTTGCTCTACGCTTCGCTGCCGGCATTCGGCTGGAACAACCGGGCCGGCCCGGACTGGAACGGCTGCTGCCCCGTCAACAGCTCAGGGACGCCGGCGCCGGAGAACTGCTCGACGAGCGCGGAGGCGGAGGGGACAGAGTGTTGCTCGTACCGCCGTGTGTTCCCCAACGCCTTCATCTACCTGGAGGTGTACGGGCTCCTGGTGCCCGCCATCTTGTCCATCGCCGCCATGACGGGCCGCGTCCTGTGGATCACACGCGGCCAGCTGAGGGACATCTGCCGGCAGCACCGCTCGCTGGAGCAGGGGGCGGGGCgccggaggaggggggcggcggggggtcAGGCCTCCGACCAGGAGCAGCGCTTGAACCTGCGGTACGCGCGTTGCGTGGCGGCGGTGTCGCTGACCTTCCTGGCATGCTGGGTGCCCTACATCATCTACACGCACGTGTGCGTGGCGTTCCTCCTCAGGGAGGAGGCCGTGGggaaccccaccacacacatcgTGCTGTCCTGCACCGGGATTGGTTCCATGGCTGTGGTCCCTCTGGTGCTGGGCCTGGCTAACAGGCAGTACACTGACCCAGCCAGGAAGCTCATACATAAACTGAGAGACCGGTGGAGGACAAGGACTCAGGACCCAGAGGATATGGCTCTCTGA
- the LOC134007628 gene encoding intermediate filament protein ON3-like encodes MSKPGGFSSQSSTPAAGKAGVLKSYPTISSAKADLMSPMASSMDPKDQSAKTKEKDQMVGLNDKFVAFIDKVQHLEQENKKLETRLRILLDQEGYKGKVEDIVSQQQADLQRQIDGLDQDRHKLEAELLKNQKEVDHTRQSYEDEYQKKTELENEFVINKKDVDEGHLATVNLALELEDLMGELDFLKQGFDEEIKELQSQIQNETVKLTQDNRRALDMDEIVDNVKAQYSEMTARTREEAELWNQKKMDDMVLKAGKYDQEVRDIKKEIADMLRVIQRLNADLDALRKRKESLEKDIEDAEVAGLKDMGQAREDKLQLEEALRRAKQDMALQVREYQELMNLKLALDIEIATYRKLLEGEEKRMNNHMRQSDF; translated from the exons ATGTCGAAGCCCGGTGGATTCAGCAGCCAATCTTCGACACCAGCCGCCGGTAAAGCGGGCGTGCTCAAAAGCTACCCGACGATCTCCTCTGCCAAGGCCGACCTAATGAGCCCTATGGCATCCAGTATGGATCCAAAGGACCAGTCGGCCAAGACCAAGGAGAAGGACCAGATGGTCGGGTTGAACGATAAATTCGTAGCTTTCATCGACAAG GTCCAGCACCTGGAGCAGGAGAACAAGAAGCTGGAGACAAGGCTGAGGATTCTTCTGGATCAGGAGGGCTACAAGGGCAAAGTCGAGGACATCGTCAGCCAGCAGCAAGCCGACCTGCAGCGCCAGATAGACGGGTTGGACCAGGACCGGCACAAGCTGGAGGCAGAACTGCTCAAGAACCAGAAAGAAGTGGATCACACTCGCCAGAG CTACGAGGATGAGTACCAGAAGAAGACTGAGCTGGAGAACGAGTTTGTCATCAACAAGAAG gacgTGGATGAGGGACACCTGGCTACAGTGAACCTGGCTCTGGAGCTGGAAGACCTGATGGGAGAGCTGGACTTCCTGAAGCAGGGCTTTGATGAG gaaaTTAAGGAGCTGCAGTCCCAGATTCAGAACGAGACAGTCAAATTGACTCAAGATAACAGGCGTGCTCTGGACATGGACGAGATAGTGGACAACGTCAAGGCCCAGTACAGCGAGATGACTGCCAGGACCAGAGAGGAGGCCGAGCTATGGAATCAGAagaag atgGATGACATGGTTCTGAAGGCAGGAAAATACgaccaggaggtgagggacATTAAGAAGGAGATCGCTGACATGCTGCGCGTCATACAGAGACTCAACGCAGACCTGGATGCCCtcaggaagaga AAAGAATCTCTGGAGAAGGACATCGAGGATGCGGAGGTGGCAGGTTTGAAGGACATGGGCCAGGCCCGGGAGGACAAGCTCCAGCTGGAGGAGGCACTGCGACGCGCCAAGCAGGACATGGCCCTGCAGGTCCGGGAGTACCAGGAGCTGATGAACCTCAAGCTGGCCCTGGACATCGAGATCGCCACCTACCGCAAGCtgctggaaggggaggagaagcg GATGAACAATCACATGCGCCAGTCAG ATTTCTAA
- the zgc:92380 gene encoding keratin, type I cytoskeletal 18 isoform X2, whose protein sequence is MARNSAGSMFGGAGGRGSRVSVASLEGLRNVMRADPEKKPATNGPISSANGPVVAAAAPDDKKTMRGLNDRLNDYLGRVRQLESSNTNLEEQIKDILAKRAVPVGRDWVEIEKPVADLRKKLRDKTLDNARLLLQIDNTKLANEDFKNKLESEKQAKKVVEHDLVGLKKVIDDTLLNKAQLESQIESIKQELAFLKKDHSDEVVALRKKVKDSEVIVEIDSNNSNLGDVLDKMRKQYDKLAKKNLKDTDDWYQSKFDNIKVEVAQNTEALQYGKQELNDLRRQRQLLEIDTQAMLNMIRSLEDTLSDTQRRYNNEISRINKILLQLEADLTKVRSQVERQVEDYQDLLHVKMKLEAEIENYQRLILGISDDKEASATQVE, encoded by the exons ATGGCTAGGAACAGCGCAGGTAGCATGTTCGGTGGGGCTGGCGGACGAGGCTCTCGAGTGTCCGTGGCGAGCTTGGAGGGTCTCAGGAACGTGATGCGCGCAGACCCGGAAAAGAAGCCAGCGACCAACGGTCCAATCTCCTCTGCCAACGGTCCGGTGGTCGCCGCTGCCGCACCGGACGACAAGAAGACGATGCGCGGTCTGAATGACCGTCTGAACGACTACCTGGGCAGGGTGCGTCAGCTGGAGAGCTCCAACACAAATCTGGAGGAGCAGATCAAAGACATCCTGGCCAAGCGGGCTGTGCCGGTAGGCCGCGACTGGGTAGAAATCGAGAAACCGGTGGCTGACCTCAGGAAAAAG CTGCGGGACAAGACCCTTGATAACGCACGCCTGCTGCTCCAGATTGATAACACCAAACTGGCCAATGAGGACTTTAAGAATAA GCTGGAGTCTGAGAAGCAGGCCAAGAAGGTTGTGGAGCACGATCTGGTTGGTCTGAAGAAGGTCATCGATGACACCCTGCTGAACAAAGCCCAGCTGGAGAGTCAAATAGAGTCTATAAAGCAGGAACTGGCCTTCCTCAAGAAGGACCACAGTGAT GAGGTTGTGGCCCTGCGCAAGAAGGTTAAGGACTCTGAGGTGATTGTGGAGATCGACTCCAACAACTCCAACCTGGGCGATGTTCTGGACAAGATGCGCAAGCAGTACGATAAGCTAGCCAAGAAGAACCTAAAGGACACTGATGACTGGTACCAGAGCAAG tTTGACAACATCAAGGTGGAGGTGGCCCAGAACACAGAGGCTTTGCAATATGGCAAGCAGGAGCTCAACGACCTCCGCCGCCAGAGACAGCTTCTGGAGATCGACACCCAGGCCATGCTTAACAtg ataCGCTCCCTGGAGGAcaccctgtctgacacacagaggCGCTACAACAATGAGATTTCCCGCATTAACAAGATCCTGCTTCAGCTGGAGGCTGACCTGACGAAGGTTCGCTCCCAGGTGGAGCGCCAGGTGGAGGACTACCAGGACCTGCTGCACGTTAAGATGAAGCTGGAGGCTGAGATCGAGAACTACCAACGCCTCATCCTCGGCATCAGCGATGACAAGGAGGCCAG CGCCACCCAAGTCGAGTaa
- the zgc:92380 gene encoding keratin, type I cytoskeletal 18 isoform X1 encodes MARNSAGSMFGGAGGRGSRVSVASLEGLRNVMRADPEKKPATNGPISSANGPVVAAAAPDDKKTMRGLNDRLNDYLGRVRQLESSNTNLEEQIKDILAKRAVPVGRDWVEIEKPVADLRKKLRDKTLDNARLLLQIDNTKLANEDFKNKLESEKQAKKVVEHDLVGLKKVIDDTLLNKAQLESQIESIKQELAFLKKDHSDEVVALRKKVKDSEVIVEIDSNNSNLGDVLDKMRKQYDKLAKKNLKDTDDWYQSKFDNIKVEVAQNTEALQYGKQELNDLRRQRQLLEIDTQAMLNMIRSLEDTLSDTQRRYNNEISRINKILLQLEADLTKVRSQVERQVEDYQDLLHVKMKLEAEIENYQRLILGISDDKEASLEFSLENALNSAPPKSSKKGEKEKEEEKMTVKVVVTAPEPSVPATEPPPAKVEAPPTQKEGKKGKK; translated from the exons ATGGCTAGGAACAGCGCAGGTAGCATGTTCGGTGGGGCTGGCGGACGAGGCTCTCGAGTGTCCGTGGCGAGCTTGGAGGGTCTCAGGAACGTGATGCGCGCAGACCCGGAAAAGAAGCCAGCGACCAACGGTCCAATCTCCTCTGCCAACGGTCCGGTGGTCGCCGCTGCCGCACCGGACGACAAGAAGACGATGCGCGGTCTGAATGACCGTCTGAACGACTACCTGGGCAGGGTGCGTCAGCTGGAGAGCTCCAACACAAATCTGGAGGAGCAGATCAAAGACATCCTGGCCAAGCGGGCTGTGCCGGTAGGCCGCGACTGGGTAGAAATCGAGAAACCGGTGGCTGACCTCAGGAAAAAG CTGCGGGACAAGACCCTTGATAACGCACGCCTGCTGCTCCAGATTGATAACACCAAACTGGCCAATGAGGACTTTAAGAATAA GCTGGAGTCTGAGAAGCAGGCCAAGAAGGTTGTGGAGCACGATCTGGTTGGTCTGAAGAAGGTCATCGATGACACCCTGCTGAACAAAGCCCAGCTGGAGAGTCAAATAGAGTCTATAAAGCAGGAACTGGCCTTCCTCAAGAAGGACCACAGTGAT GAGGTTGTGGCCCTGCGCAAGAAGGTTAAGGACTCTGAGGTGATTGTGGAGATCGACTCCAACAACTCCAACCTGGGCGATGTTCTGGACAAGATGCGCAAGCAGTACGATAAGCTAGCCAAGAAGAACCTAAAGGACACTGATGACTGGTACCAGAGCAAG tTTGACAACATCAAGGTGGAGGTGGCCCAGAACACAGAGGCTTTGCAATATGGCAAGCAGGAGCTCAACGACCTCCGCCGCCAGAGACAGCTTCTGGAGATCGACACCCAGGCCATGCTTAACAtg ataCGCTCCCTGGAGGAcaccctgtctgacacacagaggCGCTACAACAATGAGATTTCCCGCATTAACAAGATCCTGCTTCAGCTGGAGGCTGACCTGACGAAGGTTCGCTCCCAGGTGGAGCGCCAGGTGGAGGACTACCAGGACCTGCTGCACGTTAAGATGAAGCTGGAGGCTGAGATCGAGAACTACCAACGCCTCATCCTCGGCATCAGCGATGACAAGGAGGCCAG CTTGGAGTTCTCTCTAGAGAACGCTCTGAACAGCG CGCCACCCAAGTCGAGTaagaagggggagaaggagaaggaggaggagaagatgacgGTGAAGGTGGTGGTCACAGCTCCTGAGCCGAGCGTCCCTGCCACCGAGCCCCCCCCCGCCAAGGTGGAGGCCCCCCCTACTCAGAAGGAGGGCAAGAAAGGGA